Below is a window of Halobaculum lipolyticum DNA.
ACGACGCCCGGCGACAGCGGGGACCCGACCGCCCGGTTCCGGCTGGCCGCTGTCGTCGCCGTCGTCGACGCCTACGGCTTCTGGAAGGCGTTCGACCCCGAGGCGGGACTGCCGGCGTCCGCTCCCGACCCGGACCGGCCGCTCGCGGAGGTGCTGGTCGACCAGATCGAGTTCTGCGACAGCCTCCTCCTCAACAAGTGCGACCTCGTCCCCGACGACGCGCTCGACGCCGTCGAGGCGGCGGTCCGGGAACTCCAGCCCCGGGCACCGATCCGGCGCACGGTCGAGTGTGACGTTCCCACGGAGACGGTGCTCGGCGACGACTCGTTCGACTTCGACGCGGTCAGTCGGGCGCCGGGGTGGAAACGGGCGCTCGCGGCCGGACGGGACGGAGCCGAGACCGGGTCCGGTCGCCCCGGAGGTGACGACCACGGCCACGGCCACGATCACGACCACGGGGACGTTCCCGCGGCGGTCGCCCACGGCGTCGGGTCGATCGTGTACGAACACGACCGGCCGTTCCACCCGGAGCGGTTCGCGGCGTGGCTCGACGAGTGGGACGGTCGAGTGGTTCGCGCCAAGGGGTTCGCGTACGTCGCGAGCCGCCCCGACACCGTGTTCGGCCTGAGTCAGGCCGGCCCGTCGCTGCGGATCGGGCCGCTGGGGGAGTGGGGCGACGACGACCCCGAGACGAGGCTGGTGTTCATCGGCCGCGACCTCGACGACGGCGCCATCGAGCGGGGACTCGACGCCTGTATCGTCGCCGACGCGGACCTGGGGTCGCTGCCGGAACCGGCCGACGACCCGTTCCCCATCGAGCGACGCCTCGACCGGGACTGACGCTCACAGCACCTCCTCGCGGAGGTCCTCCCACTCCTCGTGGAAGCCGTACGTCGCGGCGCGTTCCCCGCCCGTCGCTCGGCGGTACACGTCGTCGTACCGCAGGAGCGTCGTCCACCCGTCGTGGAAGGCGTAGTTACAGTACTGGCACATACCGATCGGTTCGTACGAGTCGTGTTAACTGTTGTCGCGTGAACAGTTACCATATACGTTCATGCCGGTCGGCCTACTTCGGCGGGCATGGGAATCGGGATCAGCGGCTCGTGTGAACAGTGCGATTGGTTCTACCTCGGCACCGGCTACCCGGAGGTGACGAAGGCGTATCAGGACCACCTCCGGGACGAACACCCCGAGGTGTGGCTGCGTCGCTGACGGAGGTCGAGTCGGCGTCAACGCCCCGTCGGGAGAACGGTCGGAAGAACTGTCGAAAGAACTGTCGAGAGAACGGGTCCCGGGACCGCGAGCGCAGTTACGGCTCGAGGAGCACCTTCGTGACGCCCTCCTCGCGGTTGTCGAACTTCTCGTACATCTCGGGGGCCTCCTCCAGCCCGACCCGGTGGGAGACGACCCAGCTCGGGTCCGCACGGCCCTCGATGATGAGGTCGCGCAGTTCGCGGTTGTACTGCTTCACGTTGCACTGCCCGGTGCCGATCTTCTGGCCCTTCTCGAACAGTTTCCCGAAGTCGATGCCGAGGCGACCCTGCGCGGCCATCTCGTCCGGTGCGCCCGGGTCCGAGGGAACGTACAGCCCGGGGATGCCGAGTTGGCCCGTCGGCCGGACGACCTGCACCAACTGGTTGAGGACGACCGCCGGGTTCTCCCGCGCCGGGTCGTACGCGTCCGATCCGGGGTCGGTGTCCGGGTCGATCGCCTGGTAGCCGACGGCGTCGACGCCCTTGTCGACCTCGCCGCCGTGCATCTCGGTGATCTGGTCGACCGGGTCGCCCTCCTCGAAGTTGACCGCGTGGGCGTCGCAGTGTTCCTCCGCGAGTTCGAGGCGGGAGGGCACGCGGTCGACGACGTAGATCTCGGCGGCGCCTTTGATCTTGGCGCTGTAGGCGGCCATCAGCCCGACCGGCCCGGCGCCGAAGATGGCGACCGAGTCGCCCGGCTTCAGGTTCGCCAGCTCCGTGCCGTGCCACCCCGTCGGGAAGATGTCCGCCAGCAGCGCGAACGAGTCCTCGTGTTCGGTTCCTTCGGGGAGCTTGAGCGCGTTGAAGTCCGCGTACGGGATCCGGAGCTTCTCCGCCTGTCCCCCCTTGTACGGTCCCATCGCGACGTAGCCGTAGGCGCCGCCCGCGAACCCCGGGTTCACGTTCGTACAGAACCCGGTGTAGCCGTTCTCGCAGTTCTCACAGAAGCCGCACGCGACGTTGAACGGGGCGACGACGCGGTCGCCCTCCTCCAGCGTCGACACCGCGTCGCCGACCTCCCGCACGATGCCCATGTTCTCGTGGCCGAACACGATGCCGGACTCCGCGGCCGTCCGCCCCTCGTACATGTGGAGGTCCGAGCCACAGATGCACGAGGTGGTGATGTCGATCACGACGTCGTTCGGGTGTTCGATCTCCGGTTCCTCCACGTCCTCGACGGCCACCTCCTTGGGGCCTTTGTATACTACGGCTTGCATTGTCCGCACCCGATCGTTCGAACGCGGTGACATGACTGTAGCTCAGTTTCGAGCGGGTCTGTAATGCCCGTGAGCTACAGGGCCGTGCGGGCCGATACGCGGACTTCGGGTCGCGGCCGACCGCGGCCGACCGCGACCGATCGTGGCTCGGCTGCGCGACGCGCCTCAGTCGAGGGCGACGCGGACGCCCTCGGCGTCGGACCGTTGGACCGCATCGAGCACGCGCTGCACCGCGAAGGCGTCCTCGAAGTCGGGCGCGAACGCCGCGTCGTCGCGGACCGCCGAGAGGAACTCGTAGTTCTCGTGGACGAACGTGTGCTCCCAGCCGATGACGTGGCCCGGCGGCCACCAGTGCTCGATGTACGGGTCGTCGGCGTCCGTGACGAGCACGGTCTCGTAGCCGCGGTTGTCGCCGGTGTTCACCCGCAGTTCGTTCAGCCGCTCCAGCGAGAACTCCAGACTCCCCTCGGAGCCGTGGACGGCGACCGTGTGGTCGTTCTTGTGGCCCTCGGTCACCCGGCTGGCCTCGAAGGTGCCCATCGCGCCGCTCTCGTACTCGACCTGCGCGGAGTAGGCGTCGTCGACGGTGACCGGCCGGGTGTCGTCGTCGGCGCCCTCGACCGGCCGTTCCTCGGTGAACGTCCGCAGGTGCCCCGACACCGACGCCGCCTCGCCGGCGCGGTCGCCGACGAGGAACCGCGCGAGGTCGACGGTGTGGGCGCCCAGGTCGCCGAGCGCGCCCGACCCCGCCATCTCCTCGTCGTTGCGCCAGCTCCACGGCGCCTCGGGGTCCGACAGCCAGTCCTGGAGGTAGCGCCCGCGGACCTGTCGGATCTCGCCGAGTTCGCCGTCGTCGATCAGCCGCTTGGCGTAGCGGATCGCGGGGACGAACCGGTAGTTGAACGCGCAGCCGACCGGGACGTCCGCCTCGCGGGCGGCGTCGCGCATCCGTTCGGCGCCCTCGAGCGTCGGCGCGAGCGGCTTCTCACAGAGGACCGGCGTGCCCGCCTCCAGCGCGGCTATCGTCGGCTCGACGTGGAGGTGGTTCGGCCCGAGGTTGTAGAACGCGTCCACCTCGTCGACCACGTCGCGCCAGTCGGTCGCGGTGTGGCTGAAGCCGAGCGTGTCGGCCGCCTCCGCGAGCGCCGCCTCGTCGCGGCCGATCACGGTGTGCCGCTCCGTCTCGGGAGCGTCGTCGAAGAACATGGGGAGGCGGTCGAGCGCGTTCGCGTGCGCCTTGCCCATGAAGCGGTACCCCAGCACGCCGATCCGGATGGGTTCGTCTGTCATGTCGTGGTCACCTCGTGGTCACTCCGCCCAGTAGGCGTCGCCGGGCGTCGTCTCGAACACCGCGCGGTCGAGCACGTCGACGGCCTTCTCCAGCCCCTCGCGGGAGGAGGTGAGCGAGTCCTCGTGTTCGATCGAGAGCGCGCCGTCGTAGCCGACCATCCGGAGCGTGGAGACGAGGTCCTTCCAGTGCTCCTCGCCGTGGCCGTAGCCGACCGAGCGGAACAGCCACGAGCGGTTCTGCTCGTCGGTGTAGTCGGTCGTGTCGAGCACGCCCTTCTCGCGGGCTTGCGACTCGTACACCTTCGTGTCCTTCGCGTGGACGTGGTGGATGGCGTCGTGCTCGCCGAGGAAGCGCACCGCCTCGGTCACGTCGATACCCTGCCAGTAGAGGTGGGAGGGGTCGAAGTTCACGCCGACGCGCTCGTTCGTCAGTTCTCGCAGTTTCAGCATGCCGTGCGGTTCGTACACGAGCATGTTCGGGTGCATCTCGATGGCGAGGTCGACGCCGTGGTAGTCGGCGTGGGCCGCCAGATCCGTCCAGTACTCCTCGGCGACGCCCCACTGGTAGTCGTGAGCGTCGGCGTGCTCGGTCGGCCACGGCGCGGTGACCCAGTTGGGTACCTCGTCGTTCGGGCCGCCCGCCGGCAGCCCGGAGAAGCAGGTGACGGTGTCGACGCCGAACTCGTCGGCGAGTTCGACCGCCTCCCGTAGCTCGCGGTCGGCCTCGGCCGCCTGCTCCTCGTCCGGGTGGAGCGGGTTGTTGTGGGTCGCGAACGCGCTCACTCGGAGGTCGTGCTCGTCGAGGTCGGCACGCAGCGCCTCGCGGGCGTCCGCGTCCGCCAGCAGCGTCTCTCGGTCGGTGTGGGCCTCGCCCGGCCACCCCCCGACGCCGAGTTCGACCGCGCTCACGCCGATGCCCGAGAGGTACTCGAACGCGTCGGCTCGCGATTCGCCGCCCAGCGGCACCGTCAGTACGCCGATGTCCATGCTCGCGGTTTGTACTACACACCGAATAAATCTGTATGTCGCCGGGGTCGGGGTATCGGCGTCGCCTACGCCGGACGGCCGCGCTCGTCCGGGCCGTCCGCCCGGTCCAGCGGGTCCTCCAGCTCCCCCATGACCTCCTCGAACGCGTCCGTCGCGGTGACCAGCCCGTGGATCTCACCCTCCGAGACGACCAGCGCAAGCTCCTGCCCCTCGATCTGGAACTGGTCGATGGCGTCGGCCACGCTGGTCTCGGGCGCCAGCGTCATCGGGGCGGTCGCGACCGCGGCGAGGTCCAGCGCTTCGTCGGTCAGGTCGTCGGTCTCGCGGATCACCGAGGGGACGTACACGGTGCCGAGGAACTCGGCGCCGTCGTCGCCGACGAGCGGGAACCGGGTGTGGGGGTGCTCGCGCATCCGGGCGAGGTTCGTCGCCGTCGAGTCGGCCGTCGACAGCGTCACCATCTCGTCGGCCGGGACCATGATCTCCGAGACGCTCCGGTCGCCGACAACGAGGGCGTTGACCACCTCCTCGTGGCGCTCGTCCGCGATCTCGCCTTCCTCCAGCGTCGACGACAGCTTGCGGTGGAGGTCCGCGCGGCTCTCGATTGCGTCCTGCTCGGTCTCCAGCCACGCGCCGGTCATCTCGACGCCGAACAGCTTCAGCGTCCCCTTGGCGATCCAGTCGCCGAAGGTGATCACCGGCGAGATGAGCTTGTGGAAGTAGTACAGCGGCGCCGCGCCGTAGCGTGACACCAGCCGCGAGCGCTCGACGCCGAGGTACGTCGGCGTCTGCTCCCCGTGGGTGAGGTGGAGGAGGTTGATGATGAGGAAGCCCAACAGCGCGCCCGCCCCGACCGACGCCAGCCGCGTGTTCTCGAACAGCGGCTCGAACAGGGCCGCCAGCGCCGGTTCGGCGACGATGCCGACCGCGATGCTCGACGCCGTGATACCCACCTGACAGGTGGTCAAGTAGATCTCCAGGTCGTCGGTCATCTCCCAGGCCCGCTCCAGCGCCGCGGAGCCGTCGACGAACTCCGACTCGGTGAACTGTCGCGCCCGCGTCAGGGCGAACTCGATCGCGACGAAGAACCCGTTCGCGAGGATCAGCCCGAGTCCCGCGAGGAGTCGCACCAGGACCTCGGGAGTGCCCATCGCTGTCGTGACCATCGGCGCCTGGTTCTTGCCGGGGACACAAAAGGCGGACGGCTGTCCCGGAACCGGGCGCCGGCGGCTCCGCGTCGTCGACTCACTCGTCGTCGAGGCGGACCGCGCGCCCGGACTCCGTGGAGCGGTAGATGCCGTCGATGACGCGCTGGACCGTCAGCGCCTGTTCGACGGTGTTTCTGCCGGGGGCTTCGCCGGTCGCCACGGCTTCGAGGAACGTCGCCTGTTCGGCGCGGTGGGTGTCCACCTCGCGGGTGTCGACTTCCGTGTCGGTGAGGTGGTGGCCGCCGCCGACGCCGTTCTCGTACAGGGTGAGGTCGCCGCTCCCGCGGTCGAAGTGTGCGCCCGCCTCCGTCCCGCGGACGTAGAAGTCGTTGTTCTCGGGGCGGTTCGTCGCCCACGCGGCTTCCAAGGAGACGGTCGCGCCGTCGGCCGTCCGGACGAACGCCGAGACGGAGTCGTCCACGTCGAAGTCCTCCGGCCCGGAGTCGTCGCCCCACATGTCGATGTAGGTGTAGTCGTCGCGGCCGCCGAACTCCGAGCGGGCGACGCCCGACACCTCGACGACCTCGGGGAAATCGAGGAAGTACAGCGCCAGATCCAGCGCGTGGACGCCGATGTCGATGAGGCTGCCGCCGCCGGACACCGCCTCGCTCGTGAACCACGACCCGCGGCCGGGAACGCCACGGCGACGGACGTAGTTCGCCTCGACGTGGGTCACGTCGCCGAAGCGACCCTCCGCCTGGTAGTGTTTCACCACTTCGACGGGCGCCGCGAACCGGTTGTTGAACCCGACCATACAGATCCCGTCGGCCTCGGCGGCCGCCGCCGCGATGCGTTCGGCCGACTCCAGCGTGTGCGCCAGCGGCTTCTCCAGCATCACGTCCAGCCCGCGCTCCAAGGCCGACACCGCGTACTCCTCGTGGAAGCGATTCGGCGTCGTGATGAGGACCGCGTCGACGAGGTCGTACAGCTCCTCGGCGTCCTCGAAGGCGTGGGTGTCGAACCGCTCGTAGAAGCGCGCACGGGCGTCGGCGTCGACGTCCATCCCGCCGACGAGGTCGGCGCCGAGCGACTCCAGCCGGTCGGCGTGGTGGTGCCCGATGCCGCCGAGTCCGACGATACCGACGCGGACGCCGGAGGGGTCGAAGCCGTCGACGAGGCTCATCGACACACCTCGCGACTACTCGGATGCGAGTAACTCATACTACCCCGAGCAAGGAGGGGGTGGTCAGTATAGTTGTCGTTCCTGTTCCTCCCGCTCGCGCTCGGCCTCCGCCCGCTCCTTCTGGCGATCGCGGCCGCGGAGGTACTGCCGCGCGAGCGGCAGGAACCGGTTCCTTCCGTCTCTGGCCAGCGCGTACAGCCCGTACACCCACGGGACGAACAGCAGCGTCACCGCCGCGAGGTACAGGGCGTCGGCCATCCTACTCGGCCTCCTCGCCCTGGGCGTCGGCGGTCGCCTCCGCCGACCGGGAGACGCTGTGGGTGATCGCGAGGCTGGTCCCCTCGTCGAACAGGTGGATCTTGGCGCGGTCCAGCACCACGTCGACGTGGTCGCCCTCCGTGAGGTCGCTGTCGGGCGAGACGCTCATCAGCAGGCTGTCGTTGCCCGCGGCGGTGCCGCCCATCCCGCCCTCGTTGTCCTCGTCGAGCATGAGGTAGACGAAGATCTCGTCGCCCATCGGTTCGAGGACGTCGACCTCGGCGTCGATCGTCTCGGTCGGGTCCGCGGCGTCGTCGATGAACTCGGTGGGGTAGACGTCCTCCGGCCGGACACCCAGGGTGACGCCGTCGCCGGGCGTCACGTCGATCCCGGTCGTGTCGAAGCTCACGTCGTAGAACTCCGACGAGAAGCCGGTCTGCGTGAGCTGTCCGGTCGTGAAGTTCATCGACGGCGACCCGATGAAGCCGGCGACGAACTCGTTTGCCGGCTCGTTGTAACAGACGAGCGGCGGGTCGAACTGCTGGAGTTCGCCCTCGTTGATCACGGCGATCCGGTCGGACATCGTCATCGCCTCCGCCTGGTCGTGGGTGACGTACACGATGGTGGTGTCCAGTTCCTTGTGGAGCCGCTGCAGCTCGGTCCGCATGTGGACGCGGAGTTTGGCGTCGAGGTTCGCCAGCGGCTCGTCCATCAGGAACACGTCCGGGTTCCGGACGATGGCGCGGGCGATGGCGACGCGCTGGCGCTGGCCGCCGGACATCTCGTCGGGCATGCGGTCGAGCATCCCCTCCATCTGGACGACGCGCGCGGCGTCCTCGACGCGGCGGTCGATCTCCTCCTTCTCGTAGTTGCGCAGGCGCAGCCCGAAGGAGATGTTGTCGTACACGTCCATGTGCGGGAACAGCGCGATGTTCTGGAACACCATCGAGATGCCCCGGTCCTTCGGCGGAAGGTAGGTCACGTCCCGTTCGCCGATGTTGACGGTGCCCTCGCTGGGCGTCGTCAGGCCGGCGATCATCTCCATCGTCGTGGACTTACCGCAGCCCGACGGGCCGACGAGGGTCACGAACTCCCCGTCGCGGATGTCGAGGTTCATCTCCTCGACGGCGGTCACGTCCCCGTAGCGTTTCGTCACGTCCTCTAAGTTTACTCGTGCCATTGGTGGTTACTCCTTGAGTGCGCCGGCGGTCAGTCCGCTCACGATGCGCTCCTGTGCGACCACGACGAGGATGGCGACCGGCACCACCGCGATGATGCTGCCGGCGGCCATCACGCCGTAGGTGACTTGGAACTGCCCCGCGCGCTGCAGGCTCAGTAGTCCGCCCACGATGGGCGCCCAGTTCCCGGGCTGTCCGTTGTTCATCAGCTGGCTGAAGAAGAACTCGTTGTACACCGAGATGAAGGTGAGCACCCCGGCCGTCGCCACGCCCGGCGCCGACAGCGGGATGATGACGCGGAACAGCGCGCCCAGCCGCGTCGTCCCCTCGACGCGGGCCGCGTCCTCAAGCCCGTCGGGGATCTGCCCGTAGAACGTCGTGAGGATGAAGATGGACAGCGGCATGAACAGCGAGCTGAACGGGAGGATCATCGACCCCGGCGTGTTGTACAGGCTCAGTCCCGGGATGACGTTCCCCGTGAACAGCTGGTACAGCGGAACGAAGAACGCCGCCGGCGGGAAGTAGCTGATCGCGAGGACCAGCAGCATGAGCGGTGTCCGCCCGGGGAACTGTAGCCGGCCGAACACGTAGCCCGCGAGGCTCGCGAGGATCAACACGACGACCGTCGTCGACAGCGCGAGCACCAAGCTGTTGAACATGTACCGCAGGAAGTTCACCCGGTCGAACACGTCGAGGAACACCTCGAAGCGCGGCGCGGCCGGGAACAGCGCCAAGGGGGCGTTCTCCGGCGTCAACGCCAGCACCAGCAGGAAGTAGAACGGGAACAGCGTCGTCGCGAGGAAGAAGATCGTCGCGACGTAGAACATCGCTCTGTACGCCTTCTCCGGCTCCTTGATGCTGCTGGCGACCCACCGCTGGAGCGGGCCGCGCTTCAGTTCCGGCTCCCCCTGTACGCCGCCGTCCGTGCGTGTGTCTCCGTTCACGAGAGTTCACCCCGGGCGTAGCCGACGATGTAGACGGACACGACGACGCCGATGACCGCGGCGGTGATGAACGCGATCGTCGCCGACGAGCCGAGCAATCGGTTGTTGAACGTCGTCACGACCAGACACGACAGCGACGGCACCGTGGTACACCCCGCCACCGTCTCGATCAGTCCGTAGATCCGCATCGCCTGGATGGTGCGGAACAGCATCGCGACCAGCACCGTCGGCAGGATGATGGGGAGCGTGATGTACTTGAATCGCTGCCACGGCGACGCGCCGGCGACCTTCGCCACGTCGAACAGGCTCCGGTCGATCGACTGCATCCCCGCGAGGATGAGCAGCGCCATGAACGCCGTCGTCTTCCAGATGTCCGCGACGATGACGATCATCGTCGCGTCCTGCGCGTTCGCCAGCGGCGTCACCGACAACAGCCCCAGTTGGTTCAGGAACGACGGGTTCTCGGCGGTGCCGACGAGGAACCCGACGTTCGGCTGGAACATCAGGAAGAAGATCATCCCCTGGACGACGATCGGGATCGCCCACGGCAGGATGATCGCCACGCGGACCCAGCGCCGACCCTGGAACTCCTGGTCGAGGATCAGCGCCTGCACGAACCCGATGACCGTCTCGAAGGAGACGCTGATGATCGTGAAGACGATCGTCACCGCCAGCGCGCTGTTGAACAGCGCTTGGACGGTGAGCGCCTCCGGCAGGAACGGCGACGGCAACAGCGCCGTTCGTTGCCCCGTGATGATGGCTACGTAGTTGTCCAACCCGACGAACTCGCCCACGCTCGCCGCCCCGAGACTGTCCGCGAACAGCGACAGCCGGAACGTCGAGATGAGCGGCCAGAACGCGATGACGGCCAGCAGTAGCAGCGCCGGCGTCAACAGCAGATACGCGTACTGGGTTTCGGACAGGTTCTCCATCCAGCGGACGGTGTTGGCGTACACCCCGCTCCGTGTCCCGCCGGAGAGATCCCCCGTTTGTTGATCTGTGCTCATGCGTCTTGCTAACAGTTGTTCATGATGGTAATAAGTGTGATGCGGAGGTCGAGTGCTCGCTTACGCCGAGCTCTCGATCTCTTCGAGCGAGCTACGCAGGTCGCTCATCGCCTGCTCGGGCGTCTTCTCCTGCCGGAGCGCGGCGTTGACTTCGCTGGCGATCTGCGTCGACTCCTGGGTCCACACCGTCGTCACCGGGCGCGGGAGGGTGTTGTTGGCGGCGATCTCGAGCGTGTCGACGTACCGGCCGATGATGTCGAGCGAGCGGGTCTCCTCGGTGTTGATGAGGTCCGCGATCGGGGGGATCCAGCCACCGATCTCGGCCATGCGGAG
It encodes the following:
- a CDS encoding CobW family GTP-binding protein; the encoded protein is MDTDDRIPITLLCGPLGAGKTTLVNRLVADPGDRRLAVVLNDMGEVNVDAATVERETDDGVIDLSNGCICCRLGDDLVGELLELVERRDVDHVVIEASGISEPLPIARTLTTPGDSGDPTARFRLAAVVAVVDAYGFWKAFDPEAGLPASAPDPDRPLAEVLVDQIEFCDSLLLNKCDLVPDDALDAVEAAVRELQPRAPIRRTVECDVPTETVLGDDSFDFDAVSRAPGWKRALAAGRDGAETGSGRPGGDDHGHGHDHDHGDVPAAVAHGVGSIVYEHDRPFHPERFAAWLDEWDGRVVRAKGFAYVASRPDTVFGLSQAGPSLRIGPLGEWGDDDPETRLVFIGRDLDDGAIERGLDACIVADADLGSLPEPADDPFPIERRLDRD
- a CDS encoding glutathione-independent formaldehyde dehydrogenase, whose amino-acid sequence is MQAVVYKGPKEVAVEDVEEPEIEHPNDVVIDITTSCICGSDLHMYEGRTAAESGIVFGHENMGIVREVGDAVSTLEEGDRVVAPFNVACGFCENCENGYTGFCTNVNPGFAGGAYGYVAMGPYKGGQAEKLRIPYADFNALKLPEGTEHEDSFALLADIFPTGWHGTELANLKPGDSVAIFGAGPVGLMAAYSAKIKGAAEIYVVDRVPSRLELAEEHCDAHAVNFEEGDPVDQITEMHGGEVDKGVDAVGYQAIDPDTDPGSDAYDPARENPAVVLNQLVQVVRPTGQLGIPGLYVPSDPGAPDEMAAQGRLGIDFGKLFEKGQKIGTGQCNVKQYNRELRDLIIEGRADPSWVVSHRVGLEEAPEMYEKFDNREEGVTKVLLEP
- a CDS encoding Gfo/Idh/MocA family protein; protein product: MTDEPIRIGVLGYRFMGKAHANALDRLPMFFDDAPETERHTVIGRDEAALAEAADTLGFSHTATDWRDVVDEVDAFYNLGPNHLHVEPTIAALEAGTPVLCEKPLAPTLEGAERMRDAAREADVPVGCAFNYRFVPAIRYAKRLIDDGELGEIRQVRGRYLQDWLSDPEAPWSWRNDEEMAGSGALGDLGAHTVDLARFLVGDRAGEAASVSGHLRTFTEERPVEGADDDTRPVTVDDAYSAQVEYESGAMGTFEASRVTEGHKNDHTVAVHGSEGSLEFSLERLNELRVNTGDNRGYETVLVTDADDPYIEHWWPPGHVIGWEHTFVHENYEFLSAVRDDAAFAPDFEDAFAVQRVLDAVQRSDAEGVRVALD
- a CDS encoding sugar phosphate isomerase/epimerase family protein; translated protein: MDIGVLTVPLGGESRADAFEYLSGIGVSAVELGVGGWPGEAHTDRETLLADADAREALRADLDEHDLRVSAFATHNNPLHPDEEQAAEADRELREAVELADEFGVDTVTCFSGLPAGGPNDEVPNWVTAPWPTEHADAHDYQWGVAEEYWTDLAAHADYHGVDLAIEMHPNMLVYEPHGMLKLRELTNERVGVNFDPSHLYWQGIDVTEAVRFLGEHDAIHHVHAKDTKVYESQAREKGVLDTTDYTDEQNRSWLFRSVGYGHGEEHWKDLVSTLRMVGYDGALSIEHEDSLTSSREGLEKAVDVLDRAVFETTPGDAYWAE
- a CDS encoding CNNM domain-containing protein produces the protein MGTPEVLVRLLAGLGLILANGFFVAIEFALTRARQFTESEFVDGSAALERAWEMTDDLEIYLTTCQVGITASSIAVGIVAEPALAALFEPLFENTRLASVGAGALLGFLIINLLHLTHGEQTPTYLGVERSRLVSRYGAAPLYYFHKLISPVITFGDWIAKGTLKLFGVEMTGAWLETEQDAIESRADLHRKLSSTLEEGEIADERHEEVVNALVVGDRSVSEIMVPADEMVTLSTADSTATNLARMREHPHTRFPLVGDDGAEFLGTVYVPSVIRETDDLTDEALDLAAVATAPMTLAPETSVADAIDQFQIEGQELALVVSEGEIHGLVTATDAFEEVMGELEDPLDRADGPDERGRPA
- a CDS encoding Gfo/Idh/MocA family protein, whose translation is MSLVDGFDPSGVRVGIVGLGGIGHHHADRLESLGADLVGGMDVDADARARFYERFDTHAFEDAEELYDLVDAVLITTPNRFHEEYAVSALERGLDVMLEKPLAHTLESAERIAAAAAEADGICMVGFNNRFAAPVEVVKHYQAEGRFGDVTHVEANYVRRRGVPGRGSWFTSEAVSGGGSLIDIGVHALDLALYFLDFPEVVEVSGVARSEFGGRDDYTYIDMWGDDSGPEDFDVDDSVSAFVRTADGATVSLEAAWATNRPENNDFYVRGTEAGAHFDRGSGDLTLYENGVGGGHHLTDTEVDTREVDTHRAEQATFLEAVATGEAPGRNTVEQALTVQRVIDGIYRSTESGRAVRLDDE
- a CDS encoding ABC transporter ATP-binding protein — translated: MARVNLEDVTKRYGDVTAVEEMNLDIRDGEFVTLVGPSGCGKSTTMEMIAGLTTPSEGTVNIGERDVTYLPPKDRGISMVFQNIALFPHMDVYDNISFGLRLRNYEKEEIDRRVEDAARVVQMEGMLDRMPDEMSGGQRQRVAIARAIVRNPDVFLMDEPLANLDAKLRVHMRTELQRLHKELDTTIVYVTHDQAEAMTMSDRIAVINEGELQQFDPPLVCYNEPANEFVAGFIGSPSMNFTTGQLTQTGFSSEFYDVSFDTTGIDVTPGDGVTLGVRPEDVYPTEFIDDAADPTETIDAEVDVLEPMGDEIFVYLMLDEDNEGGMGGTAAGNDSLLMSVSPDSDLTEGDHVDVVLDRAKIHLFDEGTSLAITHSVSRSAEATADAQGEEAE
- a CDS encoding carbohydrate ABC transporter permease; this translates as MNGDTRTDGGVQGEPELKRGPLQRWVASSIKEPEKAYRAMFYVATIFFLATTLFPFYFLLVLALTPENAPLALFPAAPRFEVFLDVFDRVNFLRYMFNSLVLALSTTVVVLILASLAGYVFGRLQFPGRTPLMLLVLAISYFPPAAFFVPLYQLFTGNVIPGLSLYNTPGSMILPFSSLFMPLSIFILTTFYGQIPDGLEDAARVEGTTRLGALFRVIIPLSAPGVATAGVLTFISVYNEFFFSQLMNNGQPGNWAPIVGGLLSLQRAGQFQVTYGVMAAGSIIAVVPVAILVVVAQERIVSGLTAGALKE
- a CDS encoding carbohydrate ABC transporter permease, with protein sequence MSTDQQTGDLSGGTRSGVYANTVRWMENLSETQYAYLLLTPALLLLAVIAFWPLISTFRLSLFADSLGAASVGEFVGLDNYVAIITGQRTALLPSPFLPEALTVQALFNSALAVTIVFTIISVSFETVIGFVQALILDQEFQGRRWVRVAIILPWAIPIVVQGMIFFLMFQPNVGFLVGTAENPSFLNQLGLLSVTPLANAQDATMIVIVADIWKTTAFMALLILAGMQSIDRSLFDVAKVAGASPWQRFKYITLPIILPTVLVAMLFRTIQAMRIYGLIETVAGCTTVPSLSCLVVTTFNNRLLGSSATIAFITAAVIGVVVSVYIVGYARGELS